A window of Gloeocapsopsis sp. IPPAS B-1203 contains these coding sequences:
- a CDS encoding methyltransferase domain-containing protein: MLNKSTQEKRPMQVETKELSEKIRQQFDTGPYPRIALEKSPKNDAIALYIHSLVNAYYLRNQKVISTEGKLILDAGCGSGYKSLVLAEANPGAKIVGVDISANSIELAKQRLQHHGFENAEFYVCGIEDLPSLGLQFDYINCDDTLYFFSEPAVGLQAMKLVLKPDGIIRANLHSSLQRRYYYRAQEIFKMMGLMDDNPEELEIDLVRDTMNALKDQVELKSITWRAELEKDEERILANYLLQGDNGFTIPDMFSALRAANLEFISMVNWRQWNLMELFKEPDNLPAFLAMSLPETSIEEQLHLFELFHPFHRLLDFWCGHPDQVQSFNPVAEWTLFDWQAAQVHLVPQLQTAEIKQELIDCITQMKPFEISQHLPIPENPVSMDSTIAACLLPLWDSSQSVKALVKRWQQLRTVNPVTLEQTGETEALEVVSQALTGLESRGFVLLERPT; the protein is encoded by the coding sequence GAGACTAAGGAACTGAGTGAGAAAATTCGACAGCAGTTTGATACCGGACCATACCCCCGAATTGCGTTAGAGAAGTCACCAAAAAATGATGCGATCGCGCTGTATATTCATAGCTTGGTGAATGCGTATTATTTGAGAAATCAAAAAGTTATTAGTACTGAAGGTAAGTTAATTTTAGATGCTGGGTGTGGTTCTGGGTATAAGTCACTTGTACTTGCTGAAGCAAACCCAGGGGCGAAGATTGTTGGGGTAGATATCTCTGCAAACTCGATTGAACTGGCAAAACAACGGTTGCAACATCACGGCTTTGAGAATGCTGAGTTTTATGTGTGTGGGATTGAAGATTTACCAAGTTTAGGTTTGCAGTTCGATTATATTAATTGCGATGATACTCTATACTTTTTTTCTGAACCTGCGGTTGGGTTGCAGGCGATGAAGTTAGTTCTCAAGCCTGATGGTATTATCCGTGCTAATTTACACAGTTCATTGCAAAGGAGATATTACTATCGCGCTCAGGAAATCTTCAAAATGATGGGGTTGATGGATGACAACCCTGAAGAGTTAGAGATTGACTTGGTGCGAGACACGATGAATGCTTTGAAGGATCAAGTAGAACTCAAATCTATTACTTGGAGAGCTGAATTAGAGAAGGATGAGGAGCGGATCTTAGCAAACTACTTGTTGCAAGGTGACAACGGTTTTACAATTCCTGATATGTTTTCTGCTTTAAGAGCAGCGAATCTAGAGTTTATCAGTATGGTGAACTGGCGACAATGGAATTTGATGGAGTTGTTTAAAGAGCCAGATAATTTACCAGCATTCTTAGCAATGAGTTTACCCGAAACATCGATAGAAGAACAATTGCATTTATTTGAACTATTTCATCCTTTTCACCGATTATTAGACTTTTGGTGTGGTCATCCTGATCAAGTGCAATCCTTTAATCCAGTTGCAGAGTGGACATTATTTGATTGGCAAGCCGCACAAGTGCATTTGGTTCCGCAACTGCAAACAGCAGAGATTAAACAAGAACTTATTGACTGCATTACACAAATGAAACCATTTGAAATCAGTCAGCATCTGCCGATTCCTGAAAACCCTGTATCTATGGACAGCACTATTGCAGCTTGTCTACTACCTTTGTGGGATAGTTCGCAGTCAGTCAAAGCACTAGTAAAACGTTGGCAGCAATTACGAACAGTAAACCCTGTTACACTAGAGCAA